DNA from Hwangdonia lutea:
AAAACCATGGCCATTCCTACATTGGCGCCCTGTTCTCCCTTCGGAAAAAGCCAATAAATCCCTGGGAAATTCTCTTTGCTGAAGTAAACGTCCACTCGGTTTTTAGGACCGTTTACATTGTTGAAATACGAGCGTAACCCCAATAATTGATAGGCGGGATCTGGTTTATTGCCCCGTAGTTTTCGTCCCACTAACGAGCGACTTCCATCGGCACCTACAATTAGTTTCGATGTGATTTCTGTTTCCGAAGCTCCTTTTTTATAGGAGGTTACCACTTTGTGGGCAGTAACCTTAAAATCTATAACACGGGCATTTTCAATAAATTGGGCACCAGCGGATTTTGCAGCATTATAAACCATATAATCCAGTTCAATTCGAGGAATAATGCGCGCATGAAAGGGAAGTTCGTCGGGCTTTTCCAAGTTAATAAATGTCTGATCATCCTCAAGAAAGAGGCCTACTTTTTCAATAGCATTAGCCTTTTTAAAAGCTTTTGTTTGGGTAATTCCAATGTGATGAAGCTCTTTTAGGGCAATAGGGCTTACGCCATCTCCACAAACTTTGTCTCTCGGAAAACGCTCAGCCTCAACCACAATGGTCTTAATATTCATTTTTGATAAATGATAGGCCAAAGCACTTCCGGCAGGTCCACCGCCAACAATAAGCACGTCGCAATCTACATCTATTTTTGGGCGAATCTGTATCATCTTTAATAATCTCTATTAATCATATACATGATGATGGTTTCTATAAAGGCTTTGTCTTCTGAATCTTTTAAATGCGAAAAATGCGTGTAAAACTCCTTTAATGCCGCTCCTGCTAAATATTGACTGGTTTGTTTGGCATGGTCAATTGATTTATAGTGGTGCATGAGTTCAAGAATTTTTTTGGCATCGGCCATATCTCTGCCCAACATGGGCGTACCTAAATAATCTTTGATAAAATGGTGTTCTGCGGACGAACATTTTGACAGCAAATCTATCAGCATCAAAGTGCGTTTCCCTTCAATAATATCCCCACCGATTTCTTTTCCGTATGCACTTTCTTCACCTATCAAATTGAGAATATCATCTTGTATTTGAAATGCAGCACCCATAAAATACCCTAATCTATTAAATGAGTCCGGGTTTATTACACCATTGCTTCCAATTAGCGCACCCATGCGGATGGGTTGAATGCAAGTGTACCAGCAGGTTTTTTTTAGAATCATGCGTAAATAATCTTTTTCGGTAAGATGGCATTGATTGTCTTGCCGCCACCCAAGTTCTAAAGCTTGACCTTCGGCCGATTCTGTAATGAGATGATACACTTCCAAAAAAATGCGTTGCGTAAGTTTATCACCCAAAAGTTCTTTGTTTCGCCATAGCGGATAAAGGCTTAAAGCATTCATCATGTCGCCAACGTTAATGGCTATTGCCCGACTATGTGCATTGTGCATAGTGGGTTTATTGCGCCTAAAAGCACTTTCATCTTCTACATCGTCATGAATAAGAAAGGCGTTGTGAAGCATTTCTAAAGTCACTGCTGTAAATTTTGCTTGATGTAATTTACCGCCATGAGCCTTACAACTAGCGATGCACAATCCAGGTCTGAACCCTTTACCTCCTCGGTTTGGATAGTCTAAAATAAGGTCGTATAAATAGTGTTTGGGCTCTTTTTCTGGCACAAATGCATGAATACCACGTAGCGTTTCAGCGCCGTAGTATTTCAATTTTGATTTCATTTGTGGCACATCCATGTTGTGATATTTTAGTGGACAATTATTTTTAATACATTATTCGATGACTTTTAAAGCGATAAGAATTCGAACTTGAGGATTGTTCACGCAGGTAATAAAAGCATTGTAATCTCCCGGAACCGTGTTTTTAGGAAGTTTAATGGTTATACTTATGTCCTTTTCCTCTTTGGGCTTAAGTTGTAATTTTTTTGGTTGTATGATTATGGAACGAAGACCTATTTTTTGATTTCCACTACCGATAAAATCGGATTTTCTAAATTCGATGGTTTTGGGTTTTTCGGCCGTGTCTTCATACATAATTAGATTGAGCGAAACGGATTCTCCTGATTTCATCGGGTTTTCAGGTTCTAATACGATAACGTCTCGACTTGATTTTTTTGAGGGTGTTTTTGATGTTGTGTTTTTCTTACTTTGGCTCTCTTTTTCATT
Protein-coding regions in this window:
- a CDS encoding polyprenyl synthetase family protein: MDVPQMKSKLKYYGAETLRGIHAFVPEKEPKHYLYDLILDYPNRGGKGFRPGLCIASCKAHGGKLHQAKFTAVTLEMLHNAFLIHDDVEDESAFRRNKPTMHNAHSRAIAINVGDMMNALSLYPLWRNKELLGDKLTQRIFLEVYHLITESAEGQALELGWRQDNQCHLTEKDYLRMILKKTCWYTCIQPIRMGALIGSNGVINPDSFNRLGYFMGAAFQIQDDILNLIGEESAYGKEIGGDIIEGKRTLMLIDLLSKCSSAEHHFIKDYLGTPMLGRDMADAKKILELMHHYKSIDHAKQTSQYLAGAALKEFYTHFSHLKDSEDKAFIETIIMYMINRDY